GCCGGCGTGCCGACGCCGGTGAACGACGCCCTGCTGCGGGCCGCGGGATACGACCCCGACCGAGCCGCCGCCCGCCCCTGACGGCGAAGCCCCGCGCCGCGGACGGCCTCCGCCGCCGCGGCGGCGCCGACGATCAGAGCGTGACCTTCTGCAGCTTGCTGCCGGGAACGATCGCCAGCCGGCCGTCGAGGAGGCGCACCTGCGCCTTGCCGTTGCCGTCGAAGTCGCGCGCGAAGACCTCGATCGTCACGCGCTTCCCCTCGAACCGCCCCGGCTTGGCGCCCGGCGCCTCGAGCCCCCGCCAGAGACGCAGGAACGGGTTCTTCTCCCACTCCGTGCCGATCGTCGTCGTGTCGCCGTGCCCCGGGTAGACGACCGTCTCGGGCGGCAGGGTGAAGAGCCGCTCGACGCTGGCGCGCATCTTGTCGTAGTCCCCCTGGCCGGCGTTGACGGTGTTGGCGACCGAGTTCTTGAACAGCGTGTCGGCGGTGAAGACGCCCGCCCCCGGCACGTGCAGCGCGATCTGTCCCGGCGTGTGCCCCGGCAGGTGCATCACCTGCGCCGAGAAGCCGTCGAACTCGAAGACCTGCCCGTCGGCGACCGTGTCGGTCGCGGCGACGACGAACGGCTTCTCCAGCGCGTGCACGTAGACCGGCGCGCCGAGGTTGCGCGCGAGGAAGTCGAGCCCCGTGACGTGGTCGTGGTGTCGATGACTGCAGAAGATCGCCGTCACTTTGACCGCGCGCTTGCGGACCAGCGCGAGCAGCTTCTGCGGCTCGGCGCCCGAGTCGAAGAGCAGTCCGGGCCCTTCCTGGCGGCCGGCGACCAGCCAGCCGTTGGTGAACCAGCCCGCGTGCATGACGCGATCGATGATCACGGCGACCTCCCGCGGATCGCGCGGCCCTGCGCGTTGTCGGAGAACGGAACGGCGGCGGCGTGCCGTCCGCGGCCTCGTCCCCCCGCGCCGGGACGGCTCTCCCCAAAGTCAGAGTATAGGTCCGCCGGTCCGCGAATAGAACCGTCGCCGGACAAGCCGGCCGAGGCGGCCCCGGCCCGGCTCCCGCGCCGGCCGCGGGACGAACCGCGCCGCGGGGCCGGTCCCGGCTCAGGGCTTCGGCGCGGCTTCCGCGGCGACCGCGCGGCGGGCGTGGGCCAGCAGGATCGCGCAGACCGACTTGGCGTCGCGGATCCGCCCGTCGAGCGTCATCCGCACCGCCTCGGCGAACGGGACCTCGAGCACCTCGAGGATCTCGTCCGGCTCGAGCGCCTGCTCGCCGGCGACGAGGTCGTGCGCCTCGTAGAGCCAGATCACCTCGTCCGTGAACCCCGGCGTCGTGACCACCGCGCCGAGTTCGACGAGACGCCCCGCGCGCACCCCGACCTCTTCCTCGATTTCGCGCCGGGCGCACGACTCCGGCGCCTCGCCCTTGTCGAGCTTCCCCGCGGGGACTTCGTAGATGAAGCCGCCGACCGCGTGCCGGAACTGCCGGATCAACGTGACCGTGCCGTCGGCGTTGAACGGGAGGATCGCCGCGGCGCCCGGATGGCGGATCGTCTCCAGCGTCGCCTCGCGGCCGCCGGGAAGCCGCACGACCTCGCGGTCCACCTTGACCAGCTTCCCCTCGAACACCCGTTCGCCGCGCAGCACCTGCGAGTCGTCGATCATCCCTCGGCCTCCGGAAAGAACTCCAGCAGTCCCGTGAG
The bacterium genome window above contains:
- a CDS encoding NUDIX hydrolase, translated to MIDDSQVLRGERVFEGKLVKVDREVVRLPGGREATLETIRHPGAAAILPFNADGTVTLIRQFRHAVGGFIYEVPAGKLDKGEAPESCARREIEEEVGVRAGRLVELGAVVTTPGFTDEVIWLYEAHDLVAGEQALEPDEILEVLEVPFAEAVRMTLDGRIRDAKSVCAILLAHARRAVAAEAAPKP
- a CDS encoding MBL fold metallo-hydrolase, encoding MIIDRVMHAGWFTNGWLVAGRQEGPGLLFDSGAEPQKLLALVRKRAVKVTAIFCSHRHHDHVTGLDFLARNLGAPVYVHALEKPFVVAATDTVADGQVFEFDGFSAQVMHLPGHTPGQIALHVPGAGVFTADTLFKNSVANTVNAGQGDYDKMRASVERLFTLPPETVVYPGHGDTTTIGTEWEKNPFLRLWRGLEAPGAKPGRFEGKRVTIEVFARDFDGNGKAQVRLLDGRLAIVPGSKLQKVTL